In the Carassius auratus strain Wakin chromosome 50, ASM336829v1, whole genome shotgun sequence genome, one interval contains:
- the chst6 gene encoding carbohydrate sulfotransferase 6, whose translation MLRWRVSKPTVLSLLLIQAVTVVLLYGWYSRPPSQNSLSEGKVHVLLLSSWRSGSSFLGQVFNQHPDVFYLMEPAWHVWMSVKQTGARSLRMAVRDMIRSVFQCDMSVMDAYIPQPCNVSKLFMWSHSRALCSPPACFLTARDEISNEQECKKNCDTQGLKLAEAACQSYSHVVLKEVRFFELESLFPLLRDPTLDLRIIHLVRDPRAVLRSREKSFKALVQDSAIVLEQANLPENEQPYQVLQEICRSHMRIYETAMIKPPDFLRGRYKMIRYEDLVRNTLAEIEAMYEFVGLDMTETLQEWIYRITHGRGKGKKSDAFKITSRNAEDVSLAWRTTLSFEKVQHIQDVCKDAMTLLGYKTVESEEEQKLLDVDLVKPNEQNQFSWLPSKSTTAKV comes from the coding sequence ATGCTGCGGTGGAGAGTGTCGAAGCCCACTGTGCTGAGCCTTTTGCTAATTCAGGCTGTTACAGTGGTGCTTCTGTACGGATGGTACAGCCGCCCACCGTCTCAAAACTCTCTATCTGAGGGCAAGGTGCATGTGCTGCTGCTGTCGTCTTGGAGGTCTGGCTCATCATTCCTGGGACAGGTGTTTAACCAGCATCCGGATGTCTTTTATTTGATGGAGCCAGCCTGGCACGTGTGGATGTCTGTAAAGCAAACAGGTGCACGTAGCTTACGAATGGCAGTGCGTGATATGATTCGTAGTGTCTTTCAGTGCGACATGTCGGTAATGGACGCTTACATCCCCCAGCCATGTAACGTCTCCAAACTCTTCATGTGGAGCCACAGTCGTGCACTCTGCTCTCCACCCGCATGTTTTCTCACAGCTCGTGACGAGATCAGCAATGAGCAAGAATGCAAGAAGAACTGCGACACGCAGGGTTTGAAGCTCGCGGAGGCAGCGTGTCAGTCCTATAGCCACGTGGTGTTAAAAGAGGTGCGCTTCTTCGAGCTGGAATCACTGTTCCCACTACTGCGGGACCCCACTCTGGATCTGCGCATCATTCATCTAGTTCGTGACCCACGAGCTGTGCTTCGTTCCCGAGAGAAGTCTTTCAAAGCCCTGGTGCAAGATAGCGCCATAGTACTTGAACAGGCTAACCTTCCGGAAAATGAACAGCCGTATCAGGTCTTGCAGGAGATTTGCCGCAGTCATATGCGCATTTATGAGACCGCCATGATAAAGCCACCCGATTTCCTACGGGGACGCTACAAAATGATACGTTATGAGGATTTAGTGCGTAACACGCTGGCCGAGATCGAAGCCATGTACGAGTTTGTAGGGCTGGACATGACCGAAACTTTGCAGGAGTGGATCTACCGCATCACTCATGGAAGGGGCAAGGGAAAGAAAAGTGATGCCTTCAAGATTACCTCGCGAAATGCAGAGGACGTCTCCTTGGCTTGGAGAACCACCTTATCATTTGAAAAAGTCCAGCACATCCAGGATGTTTGCAAAGATGCCATGACTCTGCTTGGATATAAAACAGTGGAAAGTGAGGAAGAGCAAAAGCTGCTGGATGTAGACTTGGTGAAACCAAATGAACAGAATCAGTTCAGCTGGCTACCTTCTAAAAGCACTACTGCTAAAGTATAG
- the tmem231 gene encoding LOW QUALITY PROTEIN: transmembrane protein 231 (The sequence of the model RefSeq protein was modified relative to this genomic sequence to represent the inferred CDS: inserted 2 bases in 1 codon; substituted 1 base at 1 genomic stop codon), which yields MAFYDVYSHPALIRYRTSVCTRATLFLXVLLCLTYIXPLLVAYRSQGFWLKRSTYEEQAVIQFQYDMIVIGATDTAGSYIAWSTFPNFYRLIGNSLRIPSVSVQEEDRNQDGKSDFLVLQINIPLKPEEQMFGVQLLLTFSYQLFRMSTVVMQTLAFVQHSLPVPGSQLFICGDLKLNQRTPLPHRGLHSTYNVSVINGSSPFASTYDLTNIIRLYQQRNLTTHLSGVIPVWTLGRAVKSPFQISAQINYPEETITYWPGFWETIKFAWIQYVSVLLIFLWVFQHIQTYVFQNQVLSATAVAAFKQHSS from the exons ATGGCTTTTTATGACGTTTACTCCCACCCCGCTTTAATAAGATACAGAACATCTGTTTGCACGAGAGCAACACTGTTTCT TGTGTTATTATGCCTCACGTATATTTAACCTCTTCTGGTGGCTTACAGAAGTCAAG GCTTCTGGCTGAAGAGGAGCACATATGAAGAACAAGCGGTCATTCAGTTCCAGTATGACATGATTGTGATCGGAGCCACAGACACAGCAGGGAGTTATATAGCATGGAGCACATTTCCCAATTTTTATCGATTGATCGGAAATAGTTTACGCATCCCATCTGTCTCT gtccaggaggaggaCAGAAACCAGGATGGGAAATCTGACTTCCTCGTGCTCCAGATCAACATCCCACTCAAGCCAGAAGAACAGATGTTTGGCGTTCAGCTCCTCCTTACCTTCTCATACCAGCTGTTT CGAATGTCTACGGTTGTGATGCAGACGCTTGCCTTTGTGCAGCATTCCTTGCCTGTCCCAGGATCTCAGCTCTTCATCTGTGGAGACCTGAAGTTAAATCAGAGGACTCCTCTTCCACACCGAGGCTTACATAGTACCTACAAT GTATCAGTGATCAATGGATCCAGTCCGTTTGCGAGTACATATGACCTGACCAACATCATTAGACTCTACCAGCAGAGAAACC tgACGACTCATCTCTCCGGAGTCATTCCCGTGTGGACGCTGGGCAGAGCTGTAAAATCTCCATTCCAGATCAGCGCACAGATCAACTATCCAGAAGAAACTATTAC CTATTGGCCGGGCTTTTGGGAAACCATCAAGTTTGCCTGGATTCAGTATGTCAGCGTCCTGCTCATCTTTCTTTGGGTTTTCCAGCACATTCAAACATATGTCTTTCAAAACCAGGTTTTATCAGCCACCGCAGTAGCGGCATTTAAACAGCACAGCTCCTGA